The following proteins are encoded in a genomic region of Porphyrobacter sp. CACIAM 03H1:
- a CDS encoding SDR family oxidoreductase — protein sequence MAGRVAGKVALVTGGAMGLGKADCEALAREGAKVIVTDREVELAHQVADSIGGDAMALDVTSEDQWIEVMRAVEERHGGLDILVNNAGNVIFESIEDCSLAHFRLHLDIHVVGTFLGCKYAVPLMKHRHLQVGGGGSSIINMASTAALMGYGNIPAYAAAKAGIAGMTRSLAVDFQDKGYGIRVNALAPGGIETPMVMGVSGRAGQTPMEIPDGPLDANALGHPRDVAGCVLFLASDEARFLNGLTIPVDNGLWARPHH from the coding sequence ATGGCGGGACGTGTGGCGGGCAAGGTCGCGCTCGTGACGGGCGGGGCGATGGGGCTGGGCAAGGCCGATTGCGAGGCGCTGGCGCGCGAGGGCGCCAAGGTGATCGTCACCGACCGCGAGGTGGAGCTTGCCCACCAGGTCGCCGATTCCATCGGCGGCGACGCGATGGCACTGGACGTCACCAGCGAGGACCAGTGGATCGAGGTGATGCGCGCGGTCGAGGAACGCCACGGCGGGCTCGACATCCTCGTGAACAATGCCGGCAACGTGATCTTCGAGAGCATCGAGGATTGCTCGCTCGCCCACTTCAGGCTGCACCTCGACATCCACGTGGTCGGCACCTTCCTCGGGTGCAAATATGCCGTGCCGCTGATGAAGCACCGCCACCTGCAAGTGGGCGGGGGCGGCTCGTCGATCATCAACATGGCCTCGACCGCGGCACTGATGGGCTATGGCAACATCCCGGCCTATGCCGCCGCCAAGGCCGGGATCGCGGGGATGACCCGCTCGCTCGCGGTCGATTTCCAGGACAAGGGCTACGGCATCCGCGTCAACGCGCTGGCGCCCGGGGGCATCGAGACCCCGATGGTGATGGGCGTCTCGGGCCGCGCCGGGCAGACCCCGATGGAGATCCCCGACGGTCCGCTCGATGCCAATGCGCTCGGCCATCCGAGGGACGTGGCCGGCTGCGTGCTCTTCCTCGCCTCGGACGAGGCGCGCTTCCTCAACGGCCTGACGATCCCGGTGGACAATGGCCTCTGGGCCAGACCCCATCACTGA
- a CDS encoding aromatic ring-hydroxylating oxygenase subunit alpha: MMDAEEVARLKALMEWEGRRTAPPQGFPALPDMPAGRYTSPEYFALEMEHVFRKSWLFAGHMDEIPERGCWMRWHNAGDPIVIVHGMDGKVRAFHNTCRHRGAPVVTEDRGKSSRLMCGYHNWTYKTDGSLVGVPERRDFPEDFDLSCRGLLPVRCELFGKVIFVNFDQGAMPLLDWMGPLAREWEEFAFDRIRLAARHSFDLKCNWKVAMEANMEVYHVPFIHPTTVAPLVDSTRNLNTLYPNGHARMLAPPPRQTDREHVRAIDSPPGWQPIATVGELGRSCTQSYTLFPNWVSPLSNYFVPPLLFWPTSLGTTRLELVTMALDWGDAPAPDLWTVPDAAQPNGRQMSRIILEDTQFGEAIQHSMQGSAFRSVPLSYQEARIYAFHQSLDRMIGEANVPAHLRVEQVIGPEWVWPNDPRAAQMVREASQARDAAE; encoded by the coding sequence ATGATGGACGCTGAAGAAGTCGCGCGGTTGAAGGCGCTGATGGAATGGGAGGGCCGCCGCACCGCCCCTCCGCAAGGCTTCCCGGCGCTCCCCGATATGCCCGCAGGCCGCTACACTTCGCCCGAATACTTCGCGCTCGAGATGGAGCACGTGTTCCGCAAGAGCTGGCTCTTCGCAGGGCACATGGACGAAATCCCCGAGCGCGGCTGCTGGATGCGCTGGCACAATGCGGGCGATCCGATCGTGATCGTGCACGGCATGGACGGCAAGGTGCGCGCCTTCCACAACACCTGCCGCCACCGCGGCGCGCCGGTTGTCACCGAGGATCGCGGCAAGTCCTCGCGGCTCATGTGCGGCTATCACAACTGGACCTACAAGACCGACGGGAGCCTCGTGGGCGTGCCCGAGCGGCGCGACTTCCCGGAAGATTTCGACCTGTCGTGCCGCGGCCTGCTGCCGGTCCGCTGCGAGCTGTTCGGAAAGGTCATCTTCGTCAATTTCGATCAAGGCGCCATGCCGCTCCTCGACTGGATGGGGCCTCTCGCGCGCGAGTGGGAGGAGTTCGCCTTCGACCGCATCCGCCTCGCCGCGCGGCACAGCTTCGACCTCAAGTGCAACTGGAAGGTGGCGATGGAGGCCAACATGGAGGTCTACCATGTGCCCTTCATCCACCCGACCACGGTCGCGCCGCTGGTGGATTCGACCCGCAACCTCAACACGCTCTATCCCAACGGCCACGCCCGGATGCTCGCGCCCCCGCCGCGCCAGACCGACCGCGAACACGTGCGCGCGATCGACAGCCCGCCCGGCTGGCAGCCAATCGCGACCGTCGGCGAGCTCGGACGCAGCTGCACCCAGAGCTACACCCTGTTCCCGAACTGGGTGTCGCCGCTGTCAAACTACTTCGTGCCGCCGCTGCTGTTCTGGCCGACCTCGCTCGGCACCACCCGGCTCGAGCTGGTGACGATGGCGCTCGACTGGGGCGATGCCCCCGCGCCCGACCTTTGGACCGTACCCGATGCCGCGCAGCCGAACGGGCGGCAGATGAGCCGGATCATTCTCGAGGACACCCAGTTCGGCGAGGCGATCCAGCATTCGATGCAGGGGTCGGCGTTCCGGTCCGTGCCGCTGTCCTATCAGGAGGCCCGGATCTACGCCTTCCACCAGAGCCTCGACCGGATGATTGGCGAGGCCAACGTGCCGGCCCATCTCAGGGTCGAACAGGTGATCGGACCGGAGTGGGTGTGGCCCAACGATCCGCGCGCCGCGCAGATGGTACGCGAGGCTTCGCAGGCCCGCGACGCCGCCGAATGA
- a CDS encoding TonB-dependent receptor yields MNTFRARIASGAMRRALMCGAALGGLAAVPSTALAQDSAEADAMPVIVVQARRQNETLQEVPVTVTAIGGETLQKYNIDQVADVVSRVPTLNVQVGGSGSGGQLSLRGVGSSNISAAFDSAVAFEYDGVVVSSMRLVQAGFFDVEQIDVLRGPQSLFFGKSATAGVLSLRSANPTSDWEVGMRANYEFEEKGYLLSGYISGPITDTLGIRVAAQFNDIDEFQILQPNTPAVNQERGLTDFIARLTLDWNPADRFRANFKLQYTKNENDGAIGTAEVNCGPNGVADSVFLLGGAVRIPAGYDCNAFDQRYYLTDAARQLAGPVPGNSPANGRNGVPFGETEVWFGRLQFDLDLSDTLTLTSVTGLLNMDAIDYDAYSYGGFFPGPNGTRLPGGAGSSDPINRLEQYSQELRLASDFDGAFNFMLGAFYEDRTFIFDTSQQGVNISFLGPDPVTGFTYDWDKIHTTKTEALSFFGSVMIDLTEKLELSGGIRWTDEQKVQTISVPYVHTFLQGPGFVRPGFFSGPINFADDNFSPEVTLRYQANEDLNIFASFKTGFKSGGIDNSALPSNSLSQAAATGNFGSLIFQSEEAIGGEVGFKSQWANRDFTLNATAFYYVFTDLQVQNFNAVTVQFVTSNAGELTTKGVDLESRWNTPVDGLSLSANLSYLDAQYTDTFIQPLGISTVDLNGRRGSQAPEWAGNIAADWTIPLSDSLELFLSGNAAYNDGYITDEATLNDYVQPSFWLLDANVAIGHPDGKWRLSLVAQNLTDEIFVITSGGRPFLQPGVGDDFIMTQNRGRQVFAEVSFKF; encoded by the coding sequence ATGAACACATTCCGTGCCCGAATTGCATCCGGCGCAATGCGCCGCGCGCTGATGTGCGGTGCTGCGCTTGGCGGGCTCGCCGCAGTGCCGAGCACCGCGCTGGCTCAGGACTCGGCGGAGGCCGATGCCATGCCGGTCATCGTCGTCCAGGCCCGCCGCCAGAACGAAACTCTCCAGGAAGTTCCCGTCACCGTCACCGCGATCGGCGGCGAGACGCTGCAGAAGTACAACATCGACCAGGTCGCCGACGTGGTGAGCCGCGTGCCGACCCTCAACGTGCAGGTCGGCGGTTCGGGCTCGGGCGGCCAGCTCAGCTTGCGCGGTGTGGGCTCGTCGAACATCTCGGCGGCGTTCGATTCCGCCGTGGCCTTCGAATATGACGGCGTGGTCGTCTCCTCGATGCGCCTCGTGCAGGCCGGCTTCTTCGACGTCGAGCAGATCGACGTGCTGCGCGGGCCGCAGTCGCTGTTCTTCGGCAAGTCGGCCACCGCCGGCGTGCTCTCGCTGCGCTCGGCCAACCCGACCTCCGACTGGGAAGTCGGGATGCGCGCCAACTACGAGTTCGAGGAAAAGGGCTACCTGCTCTCGGGCTACATCTCGGGCCCTATCACCGACACGCTGGGCATCCGCGTGGCCGCGCAGTTCAACGACATCGACGAGTTCCAGATCCTCCAGCCCAACACGCCGGCGGTGAACCAGGAACGCGGGCTGACCGACTTCATCGCCCGCCTGACGCTCGACTGGAACCCGGCGGACCGGTTCCGCGCCAACTTCAAGCTGCAATACACCAAGAACGAGAACGACGGCGCGATCGGCACGGCCGAGGTCAACTGCGGCCCCAACGGCGTGGCGGACTCGGTGTTCCTGCTGGGCGGCGCGGTGCGCATCCCGGCGGGCTATGACTGCAACGCCTTCGACCAGCGCTACTACCTGACTGACGCGGCGCGCCAGCTTGCCGGGCCGGTCCCGGGCAATTCGCCCGCCAACGGGCGCAACGGCGTGCCTTTCGGCGAGACCGAAGTGTGGTTCGGCCGCCTGCAGTTCGATCTCGACCTGTCCGACACGCTGACCCTGACCTCGGTCACGGGCCTGCTCAACATGGATGCGATCGACTACGACGCCTATTCCTACGGCGGCTTCTTCCCTGGCCCCAACGGCACCCGCCTGCCGGGCGGCGCGGGTTCGTCCGACCCGATCAACCGGCTCGAGCAGTACAGCCAGGAACTGCGCCTCGCCTCGGACTTCGACGGCGCCTTCAACTTCATGCTCGGCGCGTTCTACGAAGACCGCACCTTCATCTTCGACACCTCGCAGCAGGGCGTGAACATCTCGTTCCTCGGGCCCGACCCGGTGACCGGCTTCACCTATGACTGGGACAAGATCCACACAACCAAGACCGAGGCGCTCTCGTTCTTCGGTAGCGTGATGATCGACCTCACCGAAAAGCTCGAGCTTTCGGGCGGGATCCGCTGGACCGACGAGCAGAAGGTGCAGACGATCTCGGTGCCTTACGTCCACACCTTCCTGCAGGGGCCGGGCTTCGTGCGGCCGGGCTTCTTCTCGGGCCCGATCAACTTTGCCGACGACAACTTCTCGCCCGAAGTCACTCTGCGCTACCAGGCGAACGAGGATCTCAACATCTTCGCCTCGTTCAAGACCGGCTTCAAGTCGGGCGGGATCGACAACTCGGCGCTGCCGTCGAACAGCCTCAGCCAGGCGGCGGCGACCGGCAACTTCGGTTCGCTGATCTTCCAGTCGGAAGAGGCGATCGGCGGCGAAGTGGGCTTCAAGTCCCAGTGGGCCAACCGCGACTTCACCCTCAACGCGACCGCGTTCTACTACGTCTTCACCGATCTCCAGGTGCAGAACTTCAACGCGGTCACGGTGCAGTTCGTCACCAGCAACGCGGGCGAGCTGACCACCAAGGGTGTCGATCTCGAAAGCCGCTGGAACACGCCGGTGGACGGGCTGAGCCTCTCGGCCAACCTGTCCTATCTCGACGCGCAGTACACCGACACCTTCATCCAGCCGCTCGGCATCTCGACGGTCGACCTCAACGGTCGCCGCGGCAGCCAGGCGCCGGAGTGGGCGGGGAACATCGCGGCCGACTGGACCATCCCGCTCAGCGACAGCCTCGAGTTGTTCCTGTCCGGGAACGCGGCCTACAACGATGGCTACATCACCGACGAGGCGACGCTGAACGACTATGTCCAGCCGAGCTTCTGGCTGCTCGACGCCAACGTCGCGATCGGCCACCCGGACGGCAAGTGGCGCCTGTCGCTCGTCGCGCAGAACCTCACCGACGAGATCTTCGTGATCACCAGCGGCGGGCGTCCGTTCCTGCAGCCGGGCGTGGGTGACGACTTCATCATGACCCAGAACCGCGGCCGGCAGGTCTTCGCCGAAGTCAGCTTCAAGTTCTGA
- a CDS encoding aromatic ring-hydroxylating oxygenase subunit alpha: protein MSRETLVAMTRNLVAHGAADTMEYADEVVRVPASAYTDPDLFETEKRQIFRRLPLMVAPSCELPNPGDFKAMDICGVPLLLSRQKDGSMGAFLNMCTHRGNPLASGCGNASRFTCGYHGWTFKADGDLIGVADAKDFGSIDKSQHCLTKFPVYESAGLIWVTLDPHSKLSIADYLCGYDALLKAFEFDGWTLFSQRTLAGPNWKTAYDGYLDFYHLPVLHKDTFGADFYNRANYFAFGPHQRLSTPSKFAIKVQGDDDQQLDLEAMSDDELPQEVLVQGVWTIFPHISIASFYGGGQRGAMISQLFPGEKVGESFTTQFYVMENQPETPEQVQAAHDQFNFLEIVVRDEDYATGKRQQQALASGLMKEVLFGRNEKGGQVFHQWVKRLVDASDEELVGIFAAEQRQAAE, encoded by the coding sequence ATGTCACGCGAAACGCTGGTCGCCATGACCCGCAATCTGGTCGCCCACGGCGCGGCCGACACGATGGAATATGCCGACGAGGTCGTGCGTGTTCCGGCCAGCGCCTATACCGACCCCGACCTGTTCGAGACCGAGAAGCGGCAGATCTTCCGCCGCCTGCCGCTGATGGTCGCGCCCTCGTGCGAGCTTCCCAATCCCGGCGACTTCAAGGCGATGGACATCTGCGGCGTGCCGCTGCTTTTGAGCCGCCAGAAGGACGGCAGCATGGGCGCCTTCCTCAACATGTGCACCCACCGCGGCAACCCGCTGGCGAGCGGCTGCGGCAATGCCAGCCGCTTCACCTGCGGCTATCACGGCTGGACCTTCAAGGCCGACGGCGACCTCATCGGCGTGGCCGACGCCAAGGATTTCGGCAGTATCGACAAGAGCCAGCACTGCCTGACCAAGTTCCCGGTCTACGAGAGCGCGGGGCTGATCTGGGTGACGCTCGACCCGCATTCGAAGCTGTCGATCGCCGATTACCTGTGCGGCTATGACGCGCTGCTCAAGGCCTTCGAGTTCGACGGTTGGACGCTGTTCTCGCAGCGCACGCTGGCCGGGCCGAACTGGAAAACGGCCTATGACGGCTATCTCGATTTCTACCACCTGCCGGTGCTCCACAAGGACACCTTCGGGGCGGACTTCTACAACCGCGCCAACTACTTCGCCTTCGGCCCCCACCAGCGCCTGTCGACCCCGTCGAAGTTCGCGATCAAGGTGCAGGGGGACGACGACCAGCAGCTCGATCTGGAAGCGATGAGCGACGACGAGCTGCCGCAGGAAGTGCTGGTGCAGGGCGTGTGGACGATCTTCCCGCACATCTCGATCGCCAGCTTCTACGGCGGCGGCCAGCGCGGGGCGATGATCAGCCAGCTGTTTCCGGGCGAGAAGGTGGGCGAGAGCTTCACCACCCAATTCTACGTCATGGAAAACCAGCCCGAGACCCCGGAGCAGGTCCAGGCCGCGCACGACCAGTTCAACTTCCTCGAAATCGTGGTCCGCGACGAGGATTATGCGACGGGCAAGCGCCAGCAGCAGGCGCTCGCGTCAGGGCTGATGAAGGAGGTGCTGTTCGGCCGCAACGAGAAGGGCGGGCAGGTCTTCCACCAGTGGGTGAAGCGCCTCGTGGACGCGAGCGACGAGGAACTGGTGGGGATTTTTGCCGCAGAGCAGCGGCAGGCGGCGGAGTAG
- a CDS encoding HEPN domain-containing protein: MTIEIDVTGHPGPKKQCHIAFDSANAFYECALRCAEPVIDPFNPASKVAPASPTIANIAFASELYIKALIIARGDKVPKVHRLDKLYNSLPKPQRQKIRKRYAQIAGVGALTLRQHLVELSNAFEDWRYIFEHTRHVRLDRLFALARALYDVVRDEKPEWTVTKYLDGRIKAGPKEGILSTTNLGGGFMVQTRIV; this comes from the coding sequence ATGACCATTGAGATTGATGTCACTGGTCACCCCGGCCCGAAGAAGCAATGTCACATTGCCTTCGACAGTGCCAACGCCTTTTATGAGTGTGCGCTGCGATGCGCAGAGCCGGTTATCGATCCATTCAATCCTGCCAGCAAAGTCGCCCCGGCTTCGCCCACAATCGCGAATATCGCATTTGCATCTGAGCTTTACATCAAAGCCCTAATCATTGCACGGGGTGACAAAGTCCCGAAAGTTCATAGACTTGATAAGCTGTATAATTCACTGCCTAAACCTCAACGACAAAAAATACGAAAGCGCTACGCCCAAATAGCCGGAGTTGGAGCTTTAACACTTCGCCAACATCTTGTTGAGCTCTCGAATGCGTTCGAGGATTGGAGATACATATTTGAGCACACGCGGCACGTTAGGCTTGATAGGCTATTTGCATTGGCTAGAGCGCTTTACGATGTCGTGCGCGATGAGAAGCCCGAATGGACTGTCACCAAATACCTTGATGGCCGGATCAAAGCTGGCCCGAAAGAAGGGATTCTATCGACCACTAACCTTGGAGGCGGCTTCATGGTGCAGACGCGGATCGTATAA
- a CDS encoding SDR family oxidoreductase, which yields MALITVIGASGRQGLAQVRQALAAGYDVRAISRRPDALEGAPVEGVERVEVRPMDLYDTSTFAAALEGSDYIFYTHPLQARADRAYLVGEVGKVAAHLGVKRVVWNTSSWIPDKPGDAFTYAGNTAGINALWRSGAPGTVFGSVLFMDNLLTNWARPFIVNEGRYVYPHNPALEANWISLDDVARFMLASLERPDMEGAWLNIGGPERLVGKQVTQCLSEALGKPIKYDPCTPAEFGRYLVEAAGDSMPEAMRADFAKGIEDFYEYNNTAPTKPFAVDMDHVYERFPELEGKLETMGAWTKRQDWGESNYRPAFG from the coding sequence ATGGCACTCATCACGGTGATCGGCGCGAGCGGCCGTCAGGGCCTCGCGCAGGTGCGCCAGGCGCTCGCCGCCGGCTACGATGTCCGCGCGATCTCGCGCCGTCCGGATGCGCTGGAGGGCGCGCCGGTCGAGGGTGTGGAGCGGGTCGAGGTGCGGCCGATGGACCTCTACGACACCTCGACCTTCGCCGCCGCGCTCGAGGGCAGCGACTACATCTTCTACACCCACCCCCTGCAGGCCCGCGCCGACCGCGCCTATCTCGTCGGCGAGGTCGGCAAGGTCGCGGCGCATCTCGGGGTGAAGCGGGTGGTGTGGAACACCTCGAGCTGGATTCCGGACAAGCCCGGCGATGCCTTCACCTATGCCGGCAACACGGCGGGCATCAACGCCCTGTGGCGCAGCGGCGCGCCGGGGACGGTGTTCGGCTCGGTGCTGTTCATGGACAACCTCCTGACCAACTGGGCGCGGCCCTTCATCGTCAACGAGGGGCGCTACGTGTACCCCCATAACCCCGCGCTGGAGGCCAACTGGATCAGCCTCGACGATGTCGCGCGCTTCATGCTGGCGAGCCTCGAGCGGCCCGACATGGAGGGCGCCTGGCTCAACATCGGCGGGCCGGAGCGGCTGGTCGGCAAGCAGGTGACCCAGTGCCTCTCCGAGGCGCTCGGCAAGCCGATCAAATACGATCCCTGCACCCCTGCCGAGTTCGGCCGCTACCTCGTCGAGGCGGCGGGGGACTCCATGCCCGAGGCGATGCGCGCCGACTTCGCCAAGGGGATCGAGGACTTTTACGAATACAACAACACCGCGCCCACCAAGCCCTTCGCGGTCGACATGGACCACGTCTACGAACGCTTCCCCGAACTGGAGGGCAAGCTCGAGACGATGGGCGCGTGGACCAAGCGGCAGGACTGGGGCGAGAGCAACTACCGGCCGGCGTTCGGGTAA
- a CDS encoding NADP-dependent oxidoreductase has product MDNRIWRIARRPEGTDFAAALDLVEEDFVPLSDGQIRIRNTHLSMDAGTRMWLTDREDGYQPPLPVGGPMTGLVLGEVIESRADGFDEGDLVRAFGQWADVSTVDAVMAGAILLDPTVADRRAWFGPLGMNGWTALWGVETTGAAKPGERVLVSAAAGATGILAVQIAKLLGCEAWGIAGGAQKCAYLTGELGIAGAIDYKAGDVGAQLDAAGGFDVYFDNVGGPLLDQVLTHMNHYGRIAVCGLLADYTAGTRTAPREFDQVLMRRLRIEGFFSPDFMHEGPALTRRLRAWTEEGKLVMPYDVTQGLENTLAAYAKLFTGGNIGKVIVELEP; this is encoded by the coding sequence ATGGACAACCGCATCTGGCGCATCGCACGCCGCCCCGAGGGCACCGATTTCGCCGCCGCGCTGGACCTCGTGGAGGAGGATTTCGTCCCCCTGTCGGACGGCCAGATCCGCATCCGCAACACCCACCTGTCGATGGACGCCGGCACCCGCATGTGGCTCACCGATCGCGAGGACGGCTACCAGCCGCCGCTCCCGGTGGGCGGGCCGATGACGGGGCTGGTGCTGGGCGAGGTGATCGAGAGCCGCGCGGATGGATTCGATGAGGGCGATCTGGTGCGCGCCTTCGGGCAGTGGGCCGATGTCAGCACGGTCGATGCGGTGATGGCGGGCGCGATCCTGCTCGATCCCACCGTCGCCGACCGGCGCGCGTGGTTCGGGCCGCTCGGCATGAACGGCTGGACCGCGCTGTGGGGCGTGGAGACGACCGGCGCGGCAAAGCCCGGCGAGCGGGTGCTGGTCTCGGCAGCGGCAGGCGCGACCGGCATCCTTGCGGTACAGATCGCGAAGCTGCTCGGCTGCGAGGCATGGGGCATCGCGGGCGGGGCGCAGAAGTGCGCTTACCTGACCGGCGAGCTGGGGATCGCGGGCGCCATCGACTACAAGGCCGGCGACGTCGGTGCGCAGCTCGATGCAGCCGGCGGCTTCGATGTCTATTTCGACAATGTCGGCGGGCCGCTGCTGGATCAGGTGCTCACCCACATGAACCACTATGGCCGCATCGCCGTGTGCGGCCTTCTTGCCGATTACACCGCCGGCACCCGCACCGCCCCGCGCGAGTTCGATCAGGTGCTGATGCGGCGCCTGCGGATCGAGGGCTTCTTCTCGCCCGACTTCATGCACGAGGGCCCCGCCCTCACCCGCCGCCTGCGCGCATGGACCGAGGAGGGCAAACTCGTCATGCCCTACGACGTGACGCAGGGCCTCGAGAACACCCTCGCGGCCTATGCCAAACTCTTCACCGGCGGGAACATCGGCAAGGTGATCGTGGAGCTGGAACCATGA
- a CDS encoding nuclear transport factor 2 family protein translates to MTGTLEDREAIRDILAAYAHAIDRRRWGMMERLFHPDATFRFGLVAGDWRGFVEQARAIIDPCLATQHQLGQTIFGFESAEVCHTETYMTAMHTIPPGYPMTAAFPDKGMIYSGVVAGRYVDRFEKRGGEWRIAQRTGLYDWREFRVVEGADLSNTPEGAAGYHDERDPSTAAVRQWLG, encoded by the coding sequence ATGACAGGTACACTCGAAGACCGCGAGGCGATCCGCGACATTCTCGCAGCCTATGCCCATGCCATCGACCGGCGGCGCTGGGGGATGATGGAGCGGCTGTTCCACCCCGATGCGACCTTCCGCTTCGGCCTCGTCGCGGGCGACTGGCGCGGTTTCGTCGAGCAGGCGCGCGCGATCATCGACCCATGCCTCGCGACCCAGCACCAGCTCGGCCAGACGATCTTCGGCTTCGAGAGCGCCGAGGTCTGCCACACCGAGACCTACATGACGGCGATGCACACCATCCCGCCGGGCTACCCGATGACGGCGGCCTTCCCGGACAAGGGGATGATCTATTCGGGCGTCGTGGCGGGGCGCTATGTCGACCGCTTCGAGAAGCGTGGCGGCGAATGGCGCATCGCCCAGCGCACCGGCCTCTACGACTGGCGCGAGTTCCGGGTTGTGGAGGGCGCGGACCTGTCGAACACCCCCGAAGGTGCGGCGGGCTATCACGACGAGCGCGATCCCTCGACGGCTGCCGTGCGGCAGTGGCTGGGCTAG
- a CDS encoding PaaI family thioesterase has product MDIPSGFEPAGFTPGFLDHGGPHYLGPAFEGVRVVGLLICPHHINYQDAAHGGVISTFADVALSHAVYDAERPRLAPSTVTLTVNYLSGAKLGDWLEARVRIDRLGGRTAYTSGGVWRGEEQIATMSGVFAIRRP; this is encoded by the coding sequence ATGGACATTCCTTCAGGCTTCGAACCGGCGGGCTTCACCCCGGGCTTTCTCGACCACGGCGGGCCCCATTATCTCGGGCCGGCGTTCGAGGGCGTGCGGGTGGTCGGCCTCCTCATCTGCCCGCACCACATCAACTACCAGGACGCAGCCCACGGCGGCGTGATCTCGACTTTCGCCGATGTCGCCCTGAGCCATGCGGTCTACGACGCCGAACGCCCCCGGCTCGCGCCCTCGACGGTGACGCTGACGGTCAACTACCTCAGCGGCGCGAAGCTGGGCGACTGGCTGGAAGCCCGCGTGCGGATCGACCGGCTGGGCGGGCGCACCGCCTATACGTCCGGCGGGGTGTGGCGCGGGGAGGAACAGATCGCGACGATGTCGGGCGTCTTCGCGATCAGGCGGCCCTAG